The Zalophus californianus isolate mZalCal1 chromosome 6, mZalCal1.pri.v2, whole genome shotgun sequence DNA window gcgagagagggatcacaagcagggggagtgggagagggagaagcaggctcccccctgagcagggagcccgatgtggggctcgatcccaggaccctgggaccatgacctgagccgaaggcagacgcctaacgactgagccacccaggcgccccgattttttttttaaataaatataacagcTTTACTGATATATAGCATACATGTCATAGAATGCACcaatttgaagtgtacaattcaatattttttaaagcatactcAGTTGTACAGCTATCAcctaatcaattttagaatatttccatcccCTTGAAAAGACACCCTGTACCCATGCCCTGTAtcttagcagtcactcctcactGCCTCAGAGCCCCCCAGCCCTAGataaccattaatctactttcgtgtctggcttctttcatttttacgttttcaaggctcatccgaATTGTAGGATGCGTGGGTACCTAACTCATTGCTGTTTTGCCAAATAAGATCCCATTGTCTAGCTACATCACAGTTTATTCATTCGTCAGTTGACaaacacttaggctgtttccccTTTTTGggtcttgtgaataatgctgctatgaacactcctgtacaagtttttgtgtggacctgttttcatttctgttttccaggTGATTGGGATACATACAAACATGGATAGTGATGCCTGGCAGGAAGTTGCCAGGAGGCAGGCAATGTCCAGCTCAGCTTGGATGGAGGGGCCAGGGACGCTTCACATTGCCCGGCCTGCTCACTGAGGGCTCCACCCATTCCCAGCTCGTGCTCAGCCCCCAGTGTTCCTCTGCACCTGGTCCAGCCTTGAACTGAAACTGGCTCAGGGCcagcaggcaggggaggaaggacagagagaccTTCCACCTCTCCCTGGCAGCCAGCCAAGCAGCTGCGTGTGGCTTATCTTGCAGGAGGTGGGCCCGACCATGGTGGGCGATGAGCACTCAGATCCAGAGCTGATGCAGTATCTGGGAGCCTCAAAGAGAAGCACCTTGGGAAGCAACTTGTAAGTAGTGACATTCCTAAGGATCTTCTCCCTGCCGGCCCGAGACCTGCCCGTTTCCTTTACACAGCCAAGCCCAGGGACGATGCCATTGCCTAGCGTCAGAGGCCCTGCCTGCATCATGGGGATCTGTCCTCTGTGGGGTCAGTCCTGTCTGCAGCTTTACTGCAGCCCCCAGGCTTGCTCTGAAAGCTCTCACTGGCCCTCCCTTCACAAGGGAACCCCAGGACGGAGTCCAGCTGGGTAGAGGACTCCGTAAGTGGACTGTTCCTGGCCCTGTCCTCTCATCTCGGAGCTGGACCCCACCAAGACaaagaaaggcacagagagaaaggTTTCTCTGGAGCTGGTTGAGTAAGAAAGCTGAACTCTACAAACAGGCAGCAGGCAGCCCGGGTCCTCCTTCCAGCTCAGCTGCTGCCTGGGGACTTGGCCACTTCCCCTGGCGTTCGCGCCAGCTTCACAGGCGTGGAACTCGTGAGAAGTGCTGCAAGATTTAGCCCCAGTTCaaagaggggaaagaggaggcaAGCTGGCCCCAGCCCCTTGGGTCAGGGTTGGAGGGCTGAAGCCAACCCCATTCCTTTACCATGAGGCACTTGTCTCAAGatgcccagcttggggcttgagccctttatctgacaacCCTTCACAATCAATCAACCCTGAAAGAAGGGACAGCATTCTCTGTGCTAGGGGGCAGCACCCAGAGCCAGGAGCTATGGGACAGGCAGGGCAGCAAGAGGGGGCAGAGCCGTGGGGGAGGACCCTGGAGAGAACAGGCCATTCCTCCTGATAGTGCAGTGGCCCAGAGTACATGGGGCTGTCATCAGACTAACATGGGCTCTACGATCCGTATGACATTTGGAAAGCTACCCATCCCCTCcaagatttcttatttataaaatgggaacaatcaTGGTACCCTCCTTAGGTTGTTGGGAGGAAGAAACAAGATCTACAAGCCAAGTGCttagcaggggagggggcaaggaGTGTGCACTTAGCCCGGCACCTAAAAGGCACACAGCAAATACCAGTCACTCCCGGGATTCCTGACCAGGCCTCGTCATCAGCAGACATTAGCTGTGTGCGAGGAGTCGGCGCTATGTGCCCCCTCAGGCTGTCCTTCCCCCCCCTTCTCTTCACAGTTATGAGTACTTTGTCAGCGATCCTCCTCGCATCGTCCTGGACAAACTGGAACGCAGGGGCTTCCGTGTGCTGAGCATGACAGGGGTGGGCCAGACGCTGGTGTGGTGCCTGCACAAGGAGTGACCCTCTCCCGCTGAGGAGCACACAGAGCACCCCTTTCTTGAGCGGTTGCCGTGGGCCCTGATCCTGAGTGCCCGTTCAGTCTCCTCCCAAATTGTCATATTCCTCAGCCTGGCACCACTGGGCAGGGAATGGCCTTTTCTGAAACGTGCCTCagccagggggagagggcagggcccTTGCCCTGGTGCgcccagctgcccctccagcTTCTGGGCCTGGCTGAGAGCCCTGGAGGAGGCCATGTCCTGTGGGCAGGCTGAGGGGCCCGGAAGAGCCAGGCCAGCCCTTTCCAGGAGCTGGGAGCCCCTGCCAGGAGCATGGCCCCAGGACTGGGCAGGAAGGTCCTGCGTAGCTAGTCCAAGCCAATAAAGGCCTGTGATGAATGGCTGCCCCTCAGCTCTGCCGGCTCACTGACTCTCACTGTGTGGAGCACCTCCCTGGGGGTCTGCTCATGCCTGGGGAGGGAGAGCCAGGCCTGGGTGGAACCCTCTCAGGCAGAGCCCACCATGGCCATGCTTGGGCAGGCCGGCACCCAACACCTACAGATATAATAGAGGTAgactgttgttaaaaaaaaaaagaaagaaagtttattGGTGATGTTCAGGAAGAGGGCCGTGGGTGAGTGGGCTGGTGGGCTGGAGGCAAGAGGTTACGTGGGCTGCCCCACCTCATCTTCCCGCTGCATCTGGGCGATCAGCTGTTGCCGCTCAGCTGCCTGGCGCATGCGCATCATGACGAGGCTCTCATAGTCCCTCTCGGACAGCACTGAGCCCTGGGGGACAGAGGGGACCGGGGGATGGCGGTCAGGGCGGCAGGGCACAGCCCCCCACTCCAGACTTGGAGGACGGCCTAGGCAGAACTACAGTCCTGAGTCAAGGAGTGAGGCTGCCCGGTACTTCTCCACGGGCTCTCCTCTCACCCATCACAAGCAACCCCCATCAACAGTCAGCCGTGCTCCATCTTCTCGGGCTGAATCACTGCGTGCGCCAGCCAGGCCCTGTCTCCCTCCATTTCCTCCCCGCCCTTTATTTGTCACTCCTTTTGGCCACCCGTGGCTCGGGCTTCTCACAGGTTTCCAGTGAAGGCGCCGTCAGAGGTGCAGGAGagcactgccccctccccgcgGTCTGGCTCCTGCCAGGACTGAGAGAAGGGAGCCCTGCCCTAGACACAGGCTCAGTCAGCCCTGCACTAGAAGGAGAAACAAGCATGAGGCCACCCGCCTCCTAAAAATACACACCAGGGCTGCAGGAGGGCAGGGCCCGTGCCTTCTTTTATGATCTTGCCAGCGCAGTGCAGGGGATTAAAGAGTGCTCTATGTTaataatcaaaagaataataaacaacCAACCCAACGCGCCAGTGTTGTGGGGTGGAGAGGCAGCTCTACAGTGGAGCTCAGATccacccaccccacaccctgATAAGGTCTGCAGTGGGAACGAAATCACTTCTCCCATCAGTGTAGCTGAAGCTATGTGAAGTGTGAAGCCCTTCTGAGTTGGCACAGAAGTGAGCCAGGCCAGGGGGGCTGCGGAGCAGAGCCAACCGCTGAGCCCTGTTCTGTGGCAGACCCAGCGAGTGCACGCTCACAGGGTAAGTTCAGTGGTCAGTGACCTGGGGAATGTGAAGGGAGTGACTGGGGTTAAGATGCCAGACCCTGGCCAACTGGTTTGAAGTAAGGGCTGTACAGAACCAGTAAGTGTGACTCAGCCCAGACCCCCCTGCTTCTCTGACAATGCCAGCCTCGTGTGTCCCAGGCCGCGGCAGCTCTGAGGACGGTAGCCCTCCCAGCCAGGCCCGCCCGCCGAAGCTTCGCCCAGGGCACTGCTGACAATTCAGGGCAGCCCCATGTGGCCCAACCCTTTCCACAGAGGGACTCCAAAGAAGGCCCAGGTGGCCCAAGGCAGGATAGGAGGCAGCAGGACCGGGGCCCTCAACTGCTCTCTCCTGCCCTGAGGCTATGGGAGTAAATCCAGGAAGATGAGGAACCGCCAGACTGGCTGTCAGGCTGAGGGGAGAGCAGTCCTCCCTCCCCAAGGTAAGGCTGCTCTGCAGAGCAAACTTCAGAGTCACCCGGGCCTGCCCTGAGCCCAGCTGTGGGAGGAGCCGGCCCTTTATAGGCATGGGGCTGCTTCCCGTTAACACACCCTCTACCGCCTCCTTCTCATACCTGCAGGCTTGGCTAAGGAAGGCCTGTCACAGGCCCCAGGACTGAGTCACCCACACTAGTGACAGGTCTCTCTTCCGTCCCCAACAACTGTTCCACATGCCTGCCTTTCAATTAATTCCCACCCTCCTTGGGCTCCTCCCTCCCGGGCactggggggcgggaggggggttggggatCCAGGCCCATGGGCTAGGGCCCCAGGCAGATAGgctgtggggggaaaaaggaagcaACGTGGTGACACACAAAGCAGGGCTGCCCCCAGAGAGTCCTCAGGGAAGTCCGAAGCTCCCCAGTGCCCTGGGGTGTTGGCCACAGCTGGCCCAATCCCAGCCCGCGGATGCTGCAATTACCTAAGAGCATGAAACCCGGCTTCCCACCTGACTGAGTCACCTGAAAACAACACATCCCCACTGCCACACACTGGCACAAACAGCCAAGCCACTAATCAAAAGAGTCCGGGAGCTGCGGCGGAGAGGCCAGGTGCAGGGACCGGGGAGGGAAGGTGAGCTCGGGCCCACCCGGAGCGGCCGCCACCGGGGAAGCAGTCCAGGCCGCTCTAGCACCGCGAGATCCATCTCTGGCACCTCGGCGGGGCTGCCCACACTCCGACTCCAGTAAGTGCCGGTTTCTCCCCAGCGCCCGATCAAGTAACCAGGCCACTCCTGTCCCTCTGGGAAGCTCCTGTCCCCGGGAAGTCCCACCTCTCTGCTCTCCGGGACAAAAGCACTCTCTTCCCAGGACCTCTTGCCACCGTCCAAGATGCTGGCCAAAAGTCTGTGCTTCTAGCCCACTAGGGCTGTCCCCTGGCTCTTGCCAGTCACTGCTCCAGCGGGGACCTAATGGTCCCCAGCTACTCTTGAACTGGGCTGCTGAGGTACCAGGCTCGTCTGCTGGCTCCCCTGGGTGCCATGGAGACCTGGCGGAAAGGCTCCTTCCGCAACGCCTCCTTCTTCAAGCGGCTGAGCCTAGGGCGGCCGAGGCGACTCCGGCAACAGGGCAGTGTGCTCAGCCAGGCAAGCACGGCTGGCGGGGACCACGAGGAATACAGCAACCGAGAGGTCATCCGGGAGTTGCGAGGGCGGCCGGATGGCCGGCGCCTGCCCCTGTGCGGGGACGAGCAGCCCCGGGCCACCCTGCTGGCCCCACCCAAGCCTCCCCGCCTCTACCGAGACAGCTCCAGCTGCCCCAACATCCTGGAGCCCCCTCCTGCCTACACCGCTGCCTACTCGGCCACGCTGCCCTCGGCGCTCTCCCTGGCGGCCACCTTCCACCACTACTCTGAGGACAACCTTCTGGACACTCCCCCTTTCCAGGGGACACCTGCTCCAGACCTGAGTGATCCCTTCTTCTCCTTCAAAGTAGACCTGGGGATTTCACTTCTTGAGGAAGTTCTACAGATGCTGAGGGAGCAATTTCCGAGTGAACCTGGCTTCTGAATGGGGTGCGGGTGGGCAGAGGTGGGGTAACTGGAGGAGCCAGAAGCCTGGAAAGAGGGTGCAGCTGCAGATTAAGAAAAAGGTAGGGACAGGAATCCAGGATCCTGCCTGCCCTCCAGGTCCTGAACAGTCCTCCACGTCACCCCGGAGCACAGTGTCCGGACAGAAGGACAGAGGCAAGCCGGAAATGCTGTGAGGGGCACTCACTGGCAGGAGCCCTGAAGGCAGCTGGCTAGGCTGAGGCCACGCCTGTAACCACAGGGACGGGGTAGAGgccagcagagggggagggcagcACAAGGTGTGTCGGGGAGTGGAGGACATGCAGACTGTGCAGGTCAGGCAGGTGCCCTGCACCAGCCCCTCTGAAGCCACTGTTAACACATCACAGGACAGGACTAGACAAAAGTGGTCCCCcccactagctacatgtggctgtTCACATTGCaactaagtaaaattaaaaatttagtgcCTTGGTTGCAcgagccacatttcaaatgttcaacaGCCACACATGACGAATGGCTACCACATTGGACAGTGCGGGCTGAACATGAACATCACTGGAGAAAGCCCTAGTGGGCAGCATGGGTCTAGGCCACAGCCTGGAGCCACGAGTGCCACGGTGGGTGAGGGGGACAGCCAGGCCCTGCAGGGGCGGGGCTGGCAGAGCAGGAAGAGCGAGGCAGGTAGAGGTGCAGAGCACAACTCGGGAAGGCCAAACAAATCATTTGCCGAAAAGGGACAAGAGAGACAAGCTGCCAACGCTGCTGCCCAGAGCATGCCCTGAGCCTGAGGAAGGAGGCTGTAGGGACCGCCACTCACAGGCACAGGCGCAGCCTGCAAAGGGGTGCTTGGTGGAGTTCCCACAGTTATTAGTGATGGCAACCCTTGGGAGATGTAGCAGAAACAGTGGCAGATTTCCCTTTCTGCCCCAAGAGCGTAGGAGAACCGGATCAGGGGATGGACACAAAAGTCGTGGCtgttgctgtgaagaagctcagCGAGTCTCCAGAATTCTCCACCAGGACTGGGGAGCTCTGCCTTGCCCGAGCCCCTTGATGATGGGGGCCCGCCACCCAGGGCCGAGCCCACTGGTCAAGGCCAAAGGCTGTGCTATGGCTCCCAGCTTGTGGCCTGGCCAGAAGACTTGAAACCAGAACCACAATGGCTGGTCACGTGGTTCTGACACGCTAAGCCTCTCCAAGCCTGGCAGACGGGGAGAGAAGCTTCGACGCACACTGCTTGCATACCCAAGCCTAtggcctccctcttccctccgCTGCGTGGACTTGTGGAGGTGAAAGCCTCCCCTCCGGATGCAGGAGGAAATGAATAAAGTTGTTTGTAACATGGCCTATGGAGTGTCATCTGGGGCTGTGAAATGCTGGGGCTTAACAGCAGGGAATTAGGTCTCTAAAGAAGGGCTCCGACCCGTTCATCTTTCTCCTCTGCCCAGATCTGGGCCACACTCCCAGGGAGCTTCCCATCCTTCCAGCCAGCTGAGGAGCACACAGGAGAGCAGGGGTGGCGTGGCTGAGGCAATGAGAGCAAAGCCCTGCAGACCCCCGGGGACCCTCTCCCCCACAGGTCGGGCTGTGAGCACGGCAGCCTGAGGCTCCTGCACAGATCTGCAGGCCATTTCAGAGAAGGGACAGTTCTGGGCCCGAAGGCTCTCTGTCCTGCCAAAGTGGGGCGGTGTAACCAGGGCCAGGTGTGCACGTGTGCAAGTGCCGAACAGAATGCCTCACGCAGCTGAGCTCAAGAGCCAGCATGAGCAGCTGAAATCTGTGCTGCAACACAAAGCGTGCATGCAGGCGGCACCCTAGGGCCAGCAGGGGAGCCAGTGCTGATGCTGAGGAGATTCTGCCTCTTGACCGTAGGCCCCTGCCGGGGCAGCCCCGGACACACCTGGAGAACTGAGCCAGAGCCAGGTAGCAAGCAGCTGCTCACGctgcctgccccttccttccctggggcaCCGGGCAGTCGAAGCGCTCAGTGCTTCACACCACAACCAAGCAGCCCGTGGGCCAGGAAAGCCCCTCTGGGCAATGGTGGGAGCCCCAGCCAGAGACCGGGGGACATGGAGGGAAAGGAAGGTCTAAGAATTCTGTGTGGGGTGGGGTCCTGGCActcaagagacagaaagagtcaGAACAGAATCCCAGTCCTGTTCAGGTCGGCAAAACTGCCAATCTCACTCTGCTCCTGATGACCTGGATTTGGGAGGAAAGGGCCCTGAGCAGAGCCCAGACAGGAAAAGGTCCCTCACACCCTGAGCAGACCCAGCTGAGGGAGGTGTGGTTCCTTACCTGCGACAGTCCTGGGTGGCTGGGGCCCCCCACACCCTGGGGCTGTCCCTCCAACCAGGAAATCTTCAGAGGGTTATCGACCAGGCCCACTTCATTTTGGACAGCCAGCTCCTGCCAAACACAGTATCCAGTCCTTGGTCCCATGGCTCCAATCAGCCATAAAGTGGCTCTCTCTACACCCGCAGAAAGAATCAGAACCAGCACTATCATCCTCCAGGGAAAACCAAGCAACCTTCACACAATGACGGGCTGAAGCTTTGACCCTCCTCATGGGTGAGTGGGGGCTACGAGCCTTCTaactggggagtggggggagaggcgaAGCATGCCTGGAGGCATGTCAGCTTCcacaggaagggagagggtgtGGAGCCAGGCAGCAGGAAACAGAGTCGGTCTATGCTGTCCTTCATCCCCAGAGCATTCTCCCGCCCTTACCTTCACTCGCTGTGCCTCTACTCCCAGGAATCGGCAGGGCGAGGCTCTCTGGGAGTGTGGATACCTAAGCTCAGAGGGCCCGCAGTACTGGCTCCCTACTCTGGAATAGTGGGGCCACCATGGCCCCCCAAAGCCTCCCACAGCACTCACCGCAGCCTTGATGGTTGCAAACTCCACCACGGCAGTGCCAGCCTTCTTACTGGAAAGCACCAGGTGGAGCACCTCTCCATACTGTGAGGACAAGGGGGTCCCAGTAAGCATGGCTCAGCCTTCGGGAGCAAGACAAGTTTGGGTTGGCCAGAGGCCTGCCGGGGCATAATGCTTTGTTGCTAAGTTCCCAGAGAGGGATCAGAGATGGGAAAGAAAGATTTTTGCAAGGATGCGGAAGGATGGCAAACGAGAGCCGGGCAAAGGACTGAGGACTGAGACTGCCACCAAAGGTGCGGAAGGGGACGGGGCTTCTGTGCCATGTGCCCACCTCATCTCTCCCCACACACTCCtagagcagggcagggaaggcGACACCGGGCTGAGGGTACATGGCAACCCAGGGACCAGAGGACCGTAGCTGGGGAAAGCCTCTAGGCTGCCCTAGGGTCTGTGAGGCAGAAAACGTTTAGGCATGGAGATTTGGGGTTTTGGCTGAGATGTAGACAGAGATGTTGGTAAAGAGGGAAGGCAGCAGGGCAGACCTTCTGGAAAAGCTGTAGGAGGACATCTCTGGAGTAGCCGCCTTTTGACTCATCTTCCTTCTTGCACTTCCATTTTAGCTGAAAAGACATTAGTGAGCGCCACCATTAAACTCTGACCTCAGCCTGAACTGTCCCAGCGCCGCACCTGGGCTTTACACGCTGAGCGACACTCATGGTCTTCCAGCACTTGTCATCTAGGGAGCGCCACCGCAAACGTGTTCCGCTTGAAAAC harbors:
- the GCHFR gene encoding GTP cyclohydrolase 1 feedback regulatory protein, with the protein product MPYVLISTQIRLEVGPTMVGDEHSDPELMQYLGASKRSTLGSNFYEYFVSDPPRIVLDKLERRGFRVLSMTGVGQTLVWCLHKE
- the C6H15orf62 gene encoding uncharacterized protein C15orf62 homolog, mitochondrial, producing METWRKGSFRNASFFKRLSLGRPRRLRQQGSVLSQASTAGGDHEEYSNREVIRELRGRPDGRRLPLCGDEQPRATLLAPPKPPRLYRDSSSCPNILEPPPAYTAAYSATLPSALSLAATFHHYSEDNLLDTPPFQGTPAPDLSDPFFSFKVDLGISLLEEVLQMLREQFPSEPGF